In a single window of the Nicotiana tomentosiformis chromosome 8, ASM39032v3, whole genome shotgun sequence genome:
- the LOC138898144 gene encoding uncharacterized protein → MSVTDYEARISELSRHALMIVPTDAERVRRFVAGLYSGIQSTMVQEVEMGTSYGLVVEIVRRIEGVRQRSREQAARDKRFLYSGEFSGASGGGRGQFMRGQSSRPPYTAPPPPRGAPVRPYFSVMPESSYRLPAIQGSFKGYSGYQGQTSGQQSIEPRGCFECGDISHVRRFCPRFRGIPVQQGQQPMITALIAPSVIWPPRGGGQVGRGHPRGGGQPGRGHLGGAPARFYDFPARADVVASGAVIIGTISVCSREASVLFDPGSTYSYVSSLFAHFLGVSRESLGTLSYVSTPVGDSIVVDQIYRSCIVTFYGHETRVDLQLFDIIDFEIILGMDWLSPYHAILDCHAKTVTLAMPELPRL, encoded by the coding sequence atgtcagtgactgactatgaggcgaggatctctgagttgtctcgccatgcacttatgatagtaccaaccgatgcagagagagtacgAAGGTTTGTCGCCGGATTATACTCTGGTATTCAGTCCACCATGGTACAAGAGgtggagatggggacttcttatgggctagttgtagagatagttcggaggattgagggtgtccGTCAGCGGAGCCGTGAGCAGGCAGCGAGGGACAAGCGGTTTCTATATTCGGGAGAGTTTAGTGGTGCCTCGggtgggggcagaggtcagttcatgaggggtcagtccagcaggcccccttATACAGCAccgccacctcctcggggtgctccagtgcgaccttatttcagtgttatgccagagagttcttaccgcctaCCAGCTATTCAGGGCTCCTTCAAAGGGTATTCAGGTTATCAGggccagacttcaggtcagcagtccatcGAAccaagaggttgttttgagtgcggggataTCAGTCATGTGCGAAGGTTCTGCCCCAGGTTTCGGGGTataccagtgcagcagggtcagcagcctatgattaccgcactaATTGCTCCGTCAGTCATCTGGCCGCCccgaggcggagggcaggtgggtaggggacatcctagaggtggaggccagccaggtagGGGACATCTAGGTGGCGCTCCAGCCAGGTTCTATGATTTCCCGGCCAGAgcagatgtagtggcctcaggTGCCGTGATCATAGGTACTATTTCTGTCTGCAGTAGAGAGGCCTCAGTTTTATTTGACCCagggtctacttattcctatgtttcatctttgtttgctcattttctgggtgtttctcgtgaatCCTTAGGTACTCTTtcttatgtgtccactcctgtgggcgattctattgttgtggaccagaTCTACCGGTCATGCATTGTTACTTTTTATGGTCatgagactagagtggatcttcaACTGTTTGATATAAtcgactttgagatcatcctgggcatggattggctatccccatatcatgccatcctagattgccatgctaagactgttacttTGGCGATGCCGGAATTGCCTAGATTgtag